One stretch of bacterium DNA includes these proteins:
- a CDS encoding DUF4105 domain-containing protein, with protein sequence MLLVHLWSVAAIWIDGPTNRAAAVLSIVVYGVAAAGAARLGRGPVRRVLLSGVPFVVVVAWWLSLAPSNDREWLRDVAKLPRAEIDGDRLVVHNVRNFEYRSEEDYTERWETREYDLSKLQGVDLFLSYWGSPHIAHTIASWDFGDGRPLAISIETRKEVGEAYSAVLGFFRQFEVYYVVADERDLVGLRTNHRGETVYLYRLTVRADVARAILLDYFEEINALGTEPVWYNAASHNCTTTIRHHVQHVARGNPLDWRLLVNGYIDEMGYERGNLDTRLPFEELRARSEIGERARAAGDALDFSRRIREGLPGARGPE encoded by the coding sequence ATGCTCCTCGTTCATCTCTGGAGCGTGGCAGCGATCTGGATCGACGGGCCTACGAATCGAGCGGCAGCCGTCCTGTCGATCGTGGTCTACGGCGTCGCCGCTGCGGGTGCGGCGAGACTCGGCCGGGGACCGGTTCGACGGGTCCTGCTGAGCGGAGTGCCCTTCGTCGTGGTGGTGGCGTGGTGGCTCTCTCTCGCGCCCAGCAACGACCGGGAATGGCTGCGGGACGTGGCAAAGCTGCCGCGTGCCGAGATCGACGGTGACCGGCTCGTCGTCCACAACGTACGCAACTTCGAGTACCGCTCCGAGGAGGACTACACGGAGCGCTGGGAGACCCGGGAGTACGACCTCTCGAAGCTCCAGGGCGTCGACCTGTTCCTGTCCTATTGGGGCTCGCCGCACATCGCGCATACGATCGCGAGCTGGGACTTCGGAGACGGGCGCCCCCTCGCGATCTCGATCGAGACGCGAAAGGAAGTGGGGGAAGCCTACTCGGCGGTGCTCGGCTTCTTCCGCCAGTTCGAGGTCTACTACGTGGTGGCGGACGAGCGGGACCTGGTCGGCCTGAGGACCAACCATCGGGGAGAGACGGTCTATCTCTACCGCCTGACGGTTCGCGCCGACGTCGCGCGTGCGATCCTGCTCGACTACTTCGAGGAGATCAACGCGCTCGGCACGGAGCCGGTCTGGTACAACGCGGCCTCGCACAACTGCACGACGACGATCCGGCACCACGTCCAGCACGTCGCCCGGGGCAATCCCCTCGACTGGCGTCTGCTGGTGAACGGCTACATCGACGAGATGGGGTACGAGCGCGGGAATCTCGACACCCGTCTGCCCTTCGAAGAGCTGCGGGCGCGCAGTGAGATCGGGGAGCGGGCCCGCGCGGCGGGGGACGCACTCGATTTCTCCCGCCGAATCCGCGAGGGTCTGCCGGGCGCGCGTGGTCCGGAGTGA
- a CDS encoding alpha/beta hydrolase, whose product MRSRSISVPAVRFAALLLVVALFASACASPIGVKRVDSRVVQRELTQSILNSRDLSDPTRNVLRLANLESDFSKRPADVIELVHRLLLEDAQRGEVVSARTLISLAELSFSHAEKTRDRRYFLAAAFYAWLFLFPNNAAVAPDPFDPRLRLAADLYNRSVTLAFVDQISDKVRLEAETIPLPVGELEISLDESSLVWGDRKLVDFVPVSELEVRGLRNRYRWRGLGAPFAAVLEPVAPDDRRDAYLSPRLRLPVAALLRFERNEEMIETGVVRARLEIHAAPDGETVEIEGRTVPLEMEPTSSIASMMTDRNPLWRDLKRFFAGDLAQARDGLVSLDPYRPGRIPVVLVHGTFSSAYTWAEVVNDLTNDPEIRSRFQFWVFDYNTGNPVAYSAWLLRRAIDDLVTSLDPDGLDPALQRTIVVGHSQGGLLTKLMAVDAGLSLWQLLSDKPPAEAELDPESREILEGSLLVDPLPMVERVVFIATPHRGSYMANRSIAKWIGRFARSPIAVADAVVELATDDAEAQSRRELARTSGSIDNMSPGNDFLAALVEQPVVPQITSHSIIAVRGDPDLEDAGDRRKASDGVVMYESARIDGVSSQLVVPSGHSCLNHPWTIGELRRILLSHVGLERRGPEELNLP is encoded by the coding sequence ATGCGTTCCCGATCCATCTCCGTCCCGGCCGTTCGGTTCGCAGCCCTGCTCCTCGTCGTGGCGCTCTTCGCTTCCGCCTGCGCCTCGCCGATCGGCGTCAAGCGCGTGGATTCGCGCGTCGTCCAGCGCGAGCTCACGCAGAGCATCCTGAATTCGAGGGATCTCAGCGACCCGACCCGGAACGTGCTGCGTCTCGCCAACCTCGAGTCGGATTTCTCGAAGCGGCCCGCGGACGTGATCGAGCTCGTGCACCGACTGCTTCTGGAAGACGCCCAACGGGGCGAAGTCGTCTCGGCGCGCACCCTGATCTCCCTCGCGGAGCTGAGCTTTTCTCACGCGGAGAAGACCAGGGACCGCCGCTATTTCCTTGCCGCCGCGTTCTACGCCTGGCTCTTCCTCTTTCCGAATAACGCTGCCGTGGCTCCCGATCCTTTCGATCCGCGATTGCGCCTCGCCGCTGATCTCTACAACCGGAGCGTGACGCTCGCTTTCGTAGATCAGATCTCGGACAAGGTACGCCTCGAGGCGGAGACGATCCCGCTTCCGGTCGGGGAGCTCGAGATCTCGCTGGACGAGTCGAGTCTCGTCTGGGGTGATCGCAAGCTGGTCGACTTCGTTCCCGTGTCCGAGCTCGAAGTCCGCGGGCTTCGCAATCGCTATCGCTGGCGCGGCCTCGGCGCGCCTTTCGCTGCCGTGCTCGAGCCGGTCGCGCCCGATGATCGTCGCGATGCCTACCTGAGCCCGCGTCTGCGCCTGCCCGTCGCTGCGCTGCTTCGTTTCGAGCGCAACGAGGAGATGATCGAGACTGGCGTGGTCCGCGCACGACTCGAGATCCACGCGGCACCGGACGGCGAGACGGTCGAGATCGAAGGGCGTACCGTTCCGCTGGAGATGGAGCCCACGTCGTCCATCGCGTCGATGATGACGGATCGCAATCCGCTCTGGAGGGACCTGAAGCGTTTCTTCGCCGGCGATCTCGCCCAGGCACGGGACGGACTCGTCTCGCTCGATCCCTATCGACCGGGCCGGATTCCGGTCGTCCTGGTGCACGGCACGTTCTCGAGCGCCTACACCTGGGCGGAGGTCGTGAACGACCTGACGAACGATCCGGAGATCCGCAGTCGGTTCCAGTTCTGGGTCTTCGACTACAACACGGGCAATCCGGTCGCCTACTCGGCCTGGCTGCTTCGCCGCGCGATCGACGACCTGGTCACGAGCCTCGATCCCGATGGCCTCGATCCGGCACTCCAACGCACGATCGTCGTCGGTCACAGCCAGGGTGGCCTGTTGACCAAGCTGATGGCGGTGGATGCGGGCCTCTCGCTCTGGCAACTCCTCAGCGACAAGCCGCCCGCGGAGGCCGAGCTGGACCCGGAGAGTCGCGAGATCCTCGAAGGCTCGCTCCTGGTCGATCCGCTGCCCATGGTCGAGCGCGTCGTCTTCATCGCGACGCCCCATCGCGGGAGCTACATGGCGAATCGCAGCATCGCGAAATGGATCGGTCGTTTCGCGCGGAGTCCGATCGCCGTCGCCGACGCGGTCGTCGAACTCGCGACGGACGACGCCGAGGCACAGTCGCGCCGCGAGCTCGCGCGCACCTCGGGCTCGATCGACAACATGTCGCCGGGGAACGACTTCCTCGCCGCGCTGGTCGAGCAGCCGGTCGTTCCGCAGATCACGAGCCATTCGATCATCGCGGTACGGGGCGATCCAGACCTCGAGGACGCGGGCGATCGAAGGAAGGCCTCCGACGGCGTCGTGATGTACGAGAGCGCGCGGATCGACGGCGTGTCGTCTCAGCTCGTCGTGCCGAGCGGTCATTCCTGCCTGAATCATCCGTGGACGATCGGTGAGCTGCGGCGGATCCTGCTGTCGCACGTGGGTCTCGAACGGCGCGGACCGGAAGAGCTCAACCTCCCGTGA
- a CDS encoding AI-2E family transporter yields MPEREFESHRLFEIVIRLGVLGVLLYMTIRAIAPFLEILVWGIILAVALGPAHLWLKQRLGDAAGRAAAVLTLGALLFIVVPSFLLGDALGTTAYEVAQEVADGEIEIPPPPASVKEWPVVGERVFDTWSQASTNVDAVLKRSSNRLVELGASLVRAAGAAVLALLEFAGSLILAGFLLAQRERTTGFARALFDRLAPQSGERLLLLSEQTVRGVAAGVVGVAIIQSVLVGLGLLVADVPFAGVWALVCLILGIIQLPMGIVVIPIVIYQFSAMPVLEAGLLAAYMVPVMLADNVLKPLLMGRGVEAPMLVIFIGALGGFAASGFLGLFTGAIVVVLVNDLLLAWLRADGESESAVS; encoded by the coding sequence ATGCCCGAGAGAGAATTCGAATCCCATCGGCTCTTCGAGATCGTGATCCGACTCGGCGTGCTCGGCGTCCTGCTCTACATGACGATCCGTGCGATCGCGCCGTTCCTCGAGATCCTCGTCTGGGGCATCATCCTGGCGGTCGCGCTCGGTCCCGCCCATCTCTGGTTGAAGCAGCGCCTGGGCGACGCGGCCGGGCGAGCCGCCGCGGTGCTCACCCTCGGTGCGCTGCTCTTCATCGTGGTGCCCAGCTTCCTGCTCGGTGACGCGCTCGGCACGACGGCGTACGAAGTGGCCCAGGAGGTCGCCGACGGCGAGATCGAGATCCCGCCGCCGCCCGCTTCGGTGAAGGAATGGCCCGTGGTCGGCGAGCGCGTCTTCGATACGTGGAGTCAGGCCTCGACCAACGTCGATGCGGTACTGAAACGCTCATCGAATCGCCTGGTCGAGCTGGGCGCCAGTCTGGTGCGCGCGGCCGGCGCGGCCGTGCTGGCGCTCCTCGAGTTCGCGGGCTCCCTGATCCTGGCCGGCTTCCTGCTCGCCCAGCGGGAGCGGACGACCGGGTTCGCGAGGGCTCTCTTCGATCGGCTGGCGCCCCAATCGGGCGAACGCCTGCTCCTGCTCAGCGAGCAGACGGTCCGCGGCGTCGCCGCCGGCGTGGTCGGCGTCGCGATCATCCAGTCCGTCCTGGTGGGGCTCGGGCTGCTCGTCGCGGACGTCCCCTTCGCCGGCGTCTGGGCTCTCGTCTGCCTGATCCTGGGCATCATCCAGCTGCCCATGGGCATCGTGGTCATCCCGATCGTGATCTACCAGTTCTCCGCCATGCCCGTGCTCGAGGCCGGCCTGCTCGCGGCGTACATGGTGCCGGTCATGCTGGCCGACAACGTGCTCAAGCCTCTGTTGATGGGTCGTGGCGTCGAAGCCCCGATGCTCGTGATCTTCATCGGAGCCCTCGGCGGCTTCGCGGCGAGTGGGTTTCTCGGCCTCTTCACCGGTGCAATCGTCGTGGTGCTCGTGAACGACCTGCTTCTCGCCTGGCTGCGCGCGGACGGTGAATCCGAGAGCGCGGTTTCGTGA